The following proteins are co-located in the Microbacterium immunditiarum genome:
- a CDS encoding DUF7455 domain-containing protein, which produces MSTSTPTEAAAVLEYRLSAMDRCDSCGAQAYIAAEVNGSELLFCAHHGRKYEEKLRAVATTWHDETARLNETV; this is translated from the coding sequence ATGAGCACATCGACACCGACTGAGGCCGCTGCCGTCCTCGAGTACCGTCTCAGCGCGATGGACCGCTGCGACTCCTGCGGCGCCCAGGCGTACATCGCCGCCGAGGTCAACGGCAGCGAACTGCTGTTCTGCGCGCACCACGGCCGCAAGTACGAAGAGAAGCTTCGCGCCGTCGCCACGACGTGGCACGACGAGACCGCCCGGCTCAACGAAACGGTCTGA
- a CDS encoding alanine racemase — translation MSEATLTVDLDAFAANVAAARSRVAPADVMLVVKDDAYAHGIPPVVTRAWEEGVRWFGAFDVPTGRAVREALGDEPRIFVWLAFGEDELRSVAELDLDLGVGDAALLEEIAAVGGRTRVHLKVDSGLHRNGVRPEEWPAFVERAAQLERVGAIEVVGVWSHIAEASDADDDAARAAFDLAVREAEEAGLRPTLRHLAASAASFARGEFRYDLCRIGAFCYGIRPAGGPSDAELGIRPIATLRAPVVAVDGDSVVIGVGSLDGLPSTLAGRFDVETPAGARRVTRIGGRRSSVESWPDAAPGQLVQVFGREAAASATDLAELIGTIGEEVALRMSPRVPREYRGS, via the coding sequence GTGAGCGAGGCGACCCTGACGGTGGATCTCGACGCCTTCGCGGCCAACGTCGCGGCGGCGCGCTCACGCGTCGCGCCGGCCGACGTCATGCTCGTCGTGAAGGACGACGCGTACGCCCACGGCATCCCGCCCGTCGTCACGCGCGCGTGGGAGGAGGGGGTCCGGTGGTTCGGCGCCTTCGACGTGCCGACGGGCCGGGCCGTTCGGGAGGCGCTCGGCGACGAGCCGCGCATCTTCGTGTGGCTCGCGTTCGGTGAGGACGAGCTGCGCAGCGTCGCGGAGCTGGACCTCGATCTCGGGGTCGGCGACGCCGCGCTCCTCGAGGAGATCGCCGCCGTCGGCGGGAGGACTCGCGTGCACCTCAAGGTCGACTCGGGGCTGCATCGCAACGGCGTGCGGCCCGAGGAGTGGCCCGCGTTCGTGGAGCGTGCCGCGCAGCTGGAGCGCGTCGGCGCGATCGAGGTCGTGGGCGTGTGGAGCCACATCGCCGAGGCATCCGATGCCGACGACGACGCCGCGCGCGCCGCGTTCGACCTCGCCGTGCGAGAGGCCGAGGAAGCCGGGCTGCGTCCGACCCTCAGGCACCTGGCGGCGAGCGCGGCATCCTTCGCGCGCGGAGAGTTCCGCTACGACCTGTGCCGCATCGGGGCATTCTGCTATGGCATCCGTCCCGCCGGCGGGCCGAGCGATGCCGAGCTCGGCATCCGTCCGATCGCGACGCTGCGGGCGCCCGTCGTCGCCGTGGATGGGGACTCCGTGGTCATCGGCGTGGGCTCGCTCGACGGACTGCCGTCGACGCTCGCCGGTCGCTTCGACGTCGAGACACCCGCCGGCGCGCGTCGGGTGACGCGGATCGGCGGGCGTCGTTCATCGGTCGAGTCGTGGCCGGATGCCGCGCCCGGTCAGCTCGTGCAGGTGTTCGGGCGGGAAGCCGCCGCGAGCGCGACTGACCTCGCCGAACTCATCGGGACGATCGGCGAAGAGGTCGCGCTGCGGATGTCGCCGCGCGTTCCGCGCGAGTACCGGGGGAGCTGA
- a CDS encoding alanine racemase C-terminal domain-containing protein: MTAADPEHPSTRTGSAPRARISHAALAANARAGVASVPSGDRIADLRYDALGHGAAACARTLADAGVDAVIADADLADAVTDAAAGRLRVMTDGEPTLATAALYGLDGVCAPVMRLSGTVLGIKPLRAGEGVSYGYIHRAAHDTRVALVTGGYAQGVVRALGERANVRVGGALHPIIGRVAMDVCVVDVQEAEIRRGDPVVFFGDPASGEPSLQEWVRSTGMTAAELVAMVGARVRRDHE; the protein is encoded by the coding sequence GTGACCGCGGCCGATCCTGAGCATCCCTCGACGCGGACGGGCAGCGCGCCCCGGGCACGGATCTCGCACGCGGCTCTCGCGGCGAACGCGCGGGCGGGCGTGGCATCCGTCCCTTCCGGCGATCGCATCGCCGACCTCCGTTACGACGCTCTCGGCCACGGCGCGGCGGCGTGTGCGCGCACCCTCGCCGATGCGGGCGTCGACGCCGTGATCGCCGACGCCGACCTCGCCGACGCGGTGACGGATGCGGCGGCCGGCCGCCTGCGCGTGATGACGGACGGCGAGCCGACGCTCGCCACGGCCGCGCTGTACGGCCTGGACGGCGTCTGCGCTCCCGTCATGCGGCTGAGCGGCACGGTCCTCGGGATCAAGCCCCTGCGGGCGGGGGAGGGAGTCTCCTACGGCTACATCCACCGCGCCGCGCACGACACGCGCGTCGCGCTGGTGACGGGCGGGTACGCACAGGGGGTCGTTCGCGCGCTCGGAGAGCGGGCGAACGTGCGGGTCGGGGGCGCGCTGCATCCGATCATCGGTCGCGTCGCGATGGACGTGTGCGTCGTCGACGTCCAGGAGGCGGAGATCCGGCGCGGTGACCCGGTGGTCTTCTTCGGCGACCCCGCCAGCGGCGAGCCCTCGCTGCAGGAGTGGGTGCGCTCGACCGGCATGACCGCCGCGGAGCTCGTCGCCATGGTCGGGGCGCGTGTGCGGAGGGACCACGAGTGA
- a CDS encoding sugar-transfer associated ATP-grasp domain-containing protein, with amino-acid sequence MPRKGLSLAPRLRYLAGRARRIDVGSVLERAKEVSQTHGKWTPAVVVDMLWSAGFRQVGFQDYVDYDFAILSKAERATYMTHPVSNELSQKYDHPDYRHIFQDKVEFDRVFSDHLEREWMVVDAGNADAVREFTQRQGTIVTKEPVGQAGTGVHRYRAAEIEDWDAFHRGLLERGELLIEEVIRQHPDIAAVCPGTVNTTRVTAFFDGQKTHILAMAQKFGRGAVSDQMTFGGFYTMLDDAGHAVGPGYDSHGHVHESHPDTGFRIADFQLPMVDEVKAFVDRVARVVPQVQYVGWDIVVTPDGPVLVEGNWGAGVYENKPSVTGIRTGHKPRYREAIGF; translated from the coding sequence ATGCCTCGCAAGGGCCTCAGCCTCGCGCCTCGCCTTCGCTACCTCGCCGGACGCGCCCGCCGCATCGACGTCGGATCGGTGCTCGAGCGGGCCAAGGAGGTGTCGCAGACGCACGGCAAGTGGACCCCCGCCGTCGTCGTCGACATGCTGTGGTCCGCTGGATTCCGCCAGGTCGGGTTCCAGGACTACGTGGACTACGACTTCGCGATCCTCAGCAAGGCCGAGCGCGCGACCTACATGACCCACCCGGTGTCGAACGAGCTGTCGCAGAAGTACGACCACCCCGACTACCGCCACATCTTCCAGGACAAGGTCGAGTTCGACCGGGTCTTCAGCGACCACCTCGAGCGCGAGTGGATGGTCGTCGACGCGGGAAACGCGGATGCGGTCCGGGAGTTCACGCAGCGCCAGGGCACGATCGTGACGAAAGAGCCCGTGGGCCAGGCCGGCACGGGCGTGCACCGCTACCGCGCGGCCGAGATCGAGGACTGGGACGCGTTCCACCGCGGCCTGCTGGAGCGCGGAGAGCTGCTCATCGAAGAGGTGATCCGGCAGCATCCGGATATCGCCGCCGTCTGCCCCGGCACCGTCAACACAACGCGCGTCACGGCCTTCTTCGACGGCCAGAAGACGCACATCCTCGCGATGGCGCAGAAGTTCGGGCGCGGCGCGGTGAGCGACCAGATGACGTTCGGCGGCTTCTACACGATGCTCGACGATGCCGGACACGCAGTGGGCCCCGGCTACGACTCGCACGGCCACGTGCACGAGAGCCATCCCGACACGGGGTTCCGCATCGCGGACTTCCAGCTGCCGATGGTCGACGAGGTGAAGGCGTTCGTCGACCGGGTCGCGCGCGTCGTACCCCAGGTGCAGTACGTCGGGTGGGACATCGTCGTGACGCCCGACGGTCCCGTGCTCGTCGAGGGCAACTGGGGCGCGGGGGTGTACGAGAACAAGCCGAGCGTCACCGGCATCCGCACCGGTCACAAGCCCCGATATCGCGAGGCGATCGGGTTCTGA
- a CDS encoding coenzyme F420-0:L-glutamate ligase yields MSGEANAGKALIVAVDGSSYARIPIRTRVVMPGDDLDAFVREYAESEVRPGDILFVTEKIVAITQGRSYLVEEIKPRKLAYFLSKYVTRTPYGIGLGMPETMEMALRECGTPRILLAAAVAAVTKAFGRKGDFYRIAGDKARAIDGPTSGTIPPYNKAVVLGPERPREVAAHLKQLLGGASEVAVVDINDLGGNILGSTLDKTGEKRLLRILKDNPLGQGHQSTPLGIVRAT; encoded by the coding sequence GTGAGCGGCGAGGCGAACGCCGGCAAGGCGCTCATCGTCGCCGTCGACGGCTCGAGCTACGCGCGCATCCCCATCCGGACGCGTGTGGTGATGCCCGGAGACGATCTCGACGCGTTCGTGCGCGAGTACGCCGAGTCCGAGGTGCGCCCGGGCGACATCCTGTTCGTGACGGAGAAGATCGTCGCGATCACACAGGGCCGCTCGTACCTGGTCGAAGAGATCAAGCCGCGCAAGCTCGCGTACTTCCTGTCGAAGTACGTCACGCGCACGCCGTACGGCATCGGCCTGGGCATGCCCGAGACGATGGAGATGGCGCTGCGCGAGTGCGGTACGCCGCGCATCCTGCTCGCGGCGGCGGTCGCCGCCGTCACGAAGGCGTTCGGACGCAAGGGCGACTTCTACCGCATCGCGGGTGACAAGGCCAGGGCGATCGACGGCCCCACGAGCGGCACGATCCCGCCGTACAACAAGGCCGTCGTGCTCGGGCCGGAGCGCCCGCGCGAGGTCGCCGCGCACCTCAAGCAGCTGCTCGGCGGCGCATCCGAAGTCGCCGTCGTCGACATCAACGACCTCGGCGGCAACATCCTCGGATCGACGCTCGACAAGACCGGCGAGAAGCGGCTCCTCAGGATCCTGAAGGACAACCCGCTCGGTCAGGGGCACCAGTCGACGCCGCTCGGCATCGTCCGCGCCACCTGA
- a CDS encoding RNA polymerase sigma factor: MTAATNTTARSRAKSAETAADEEKKGTTTKPGSKTAGAKKTTAGKTTAAKAPAKSASTKTAAKKSTAKASPKKAAPKGKAAADEEVDEIEDVELDDVELDDVEAVVDADVDEADAEDAEADETDAAEQAPAAKTTRRRAKAGEPETEASEASDDDDDEEEKPAPFQEPLPTGAIVISSTDEDDIPVYSTQITGATADPVKDYLKQIGKVPLLNAAEEVELAMRIEAGLFAEEKLSKMTPEEKSSQLGLDLQWVARDGQRAKSHLLGANLRLVVSLAKRYTGRGMQFLDLIQEGNLGLIRAVEKFDYTKGFKFSTYATWWIRQAITRAMADQARTIRIPVHMVEVINKLARVQRQMLQDLGREPTPEELSRELDMTPEKVIEVQKYGREPISLHTPLGEDGDSEFGDLIEDTEAVVPADAVGFTMLQRQLESLLDSLSEREAGVIRMRFGLGDGQPKTLDQIGDTFGVTRERIRQIESKTMAKLRHPSRSQSLRDYLE; this comes from the coding sequence GTGACCGCAGCCACCAACACGACCGCTCGCTCGCGCGCGAAGAGCGCCGAGACGGCCGCCGACGAAGAGAAGAAGGGCACGACGACGAAGCCGGGCTCGAAGACGGCCGGCGCCAAGAAGACCACCGCGGGCAAGACGACCGCCGCCAAGGCACCCGCGAAGTCCGCTTCCACCAAGACCGCGGCCAAGAAGTCCACCGCGAAGGCGTCTCCCAAGAAGGCCGCGCCCAAGGGCAAGGCCGCTGCCGACGAAGAGGTCGACGAGATCGAAGACGTCGAGCTCGACGATGTCGAACTGGACGACGTCGAGGCCGTGGTCGATGCCGATGTCGACGAGGCCGATGCCGAAGACGCCGAGGCCGACGAGACGGATGCGGCCGAACAGGCGCCCGCGGCCAAGACCACGCGCCGCCGCGCCAAGGCCGGCGAGCCCGAGACCGAGGCATCCGAGGCCTCCGACGATGACGACGACGAGGAGGAGAAGCCCGCACCGTTCCAGGAGCCGCTTCCCACCGGCGCGATCGTCATCTCGTCGACCGACGAGGACGACATCCCCGTCTACTCGACGCAGATCACCGGAGCGACCGCCGACCCCGTCAAGGACTACCTGAAGCAGATCGGCAAGGTCCCGCTGCTGAACGCGGCCGAAGAGGTCGAGCTCGCGATGCGCATCGAGGCGGGCCTCTTCGCCGAAGAGAAGCTGTCGAAGATGACCCCGGAAGAGAAGTCCAGCCAGCTGGGCCTCGACCTGCAGTGGGTCGCCCGCGACGGTCAGCGTGCGAAGTCCCACCTGCTGGGTGCGAACCTGCGTCTGGTCGTTTCGCTCGCGAAGCGCTACACGGGTCGCGGCATGCAGTTCCTGGACCTCATCCAGGAGGGCAACCTGGGCCTAATCCGTGCGGTCGAGAAGTTCGACTACACGAAGGGCTTCAAGTTCTCGACGTACGCGACGTGGTGGATCCGCCAGGCGATCACCCGTGCCATGGCCGACCAGGCCCGCACGATCCGCATCCCCGTCCACATGGTCGAGGTCATCAACAAGCTCGCGCGCGTGCAGCGCCAGATGCTCCAGGACCTCGGTCGTGAGCCCACGCCCGAGGAGCTCAGCCGTGAGCTCGACATGACCCCCGAGAAGGTCATCGAGGTGCAGAAGTACGGCCGTGAGCCGATCTCGCTTCACACGCCTCTCGGCGAGGACGGCGACAGCGAGTTCGGCGACCTGATCGAAGACACCGAGGCGGTCGTCCCCGCCGATGCGGTCGGATTCACGATGCTGCAGCGCCAGCTCGAGTCGCTCCTCGACTCGCTGAGCGAGCGCGAGGCGGGCGTGATCCGCATGCGCTTCGGTCTCGGCGACGGCCAGCCGAAGACGCTCGACCAGATCGGCGACACGTTCGGCGTGACGCGTGAGCGCATCCGCCAGATCGAGTCGAAGACGATGGCCAAGCTGCGGCACCCGTCGCGTTCGCAGTCGCTGCGGGACTACCTCGAGTGA
- a CDS encoding proteasome assembly chaperone family protein, with amino-acid sequence MPWSAPLFERSASAPSVPQGLPLVIALTGFTDAGGAVSGLISHVREVLDPIPLAVFSNDVLLDYRARRPIISFEADHLTDFQPPRLELSLAHDALGQPFLVLAGYEPDFAWEAFTEAVLQLAHAYSVATVTWVHAIPMPVPHTRPIGTTVSGTRTDLTEAHSVWKPHTQVPATVGHLLEYRFAESGAAVAGFVLLIPHYLGDTDYPAAILAALDSLTVATGLVFAGDDLRDQNRDYLSRVEEQVSGNDELSHMLQGLEERYDAYMAGSTLATPMIHTGDLPSADELAAELERFLASRPSADDDKG; translated from the coding sequence ATGCCGTGGTCCGCGCCCCTCTTCGAACGCAGCGCATCGGCTCCGTCGGTTCCGCAGGGACTCCCGCTCGTGATCGCGCTGACGGGATTCACCGACGCGGGCGGCGCCGTGAGCGGGCTCATCTCGCATGTGCGCGAGGTGCTCGACCCGATTCCGCTCGCCGTCTTCTCGAACGACGTCCTCCTCGACTACCGGGCTCGCCGGCCGATCATCTCGTTCGAGGCCGACCACCTCACCGACTTCCAGCCGCCCCGGCTCGAGCTCTCGCTCGCGCACGACGCGCTCGGGCAGCCGTTCCTCGTGCTCGCCGGGTACGAGCCCGACTTCGCGTGGGAAGCGTTCACCGAGGCCGTGCTTCAGCTCGCGCACGCGTACTCGGTGGCGACCGTCACCTGGGTGCACGCGATCCCGATGCCCGTGCCGCACACGCGGCCTATCGGCACGACGGTGAGCGGGACGCGCACCGACCTCACCGAGGCGCATTCGGTGTGGAAGCCCCACACGCAGGTCCCCGCCACGGTCGGCCACCTGCTCGAATACCGGTTCGCCGAGTCCGGCGCCGCGGTGGCGGGGTTCGTGCTCCTCATTCCGCACTACCTCGGCGACACCGATTACCCGGCAGCGATCCTCGCGGCGCTCGACAGCCTGACCGTCGCGACCGGGCTCGTGTTCGCGGGCGACGACCTGCGCGACCAGAATCGCGACTACCTGTCGCGCGTCGAAGAGCAGGTCTCCGGCAACGACGAGCTCTCCCACATGCTTCAGGGCCTCGAGGAGCGCTACGACGCCTACATGGCGGGCTCGACCCTCGCGACGCCGATGATCCACACGGGCGATCTGCCGAGCGCCGACGAGTTGGCGGCCGAGCTCGAGCGCTTCCTCGCGTCGCGCCCGAGCGCCGACGACGACAAGGGCTGA
- a CDS encoding leucyl aminopeptidase: MSFPDLEYRTDPVRDSDADAILLALPPLDDLELDDWPGLRDSLLAVGFTGAPSSFQRVSAPEATSLPLAVVGTGASPDDSALRDAVGAGIRTLTGFERVAVAAPFADAAQWRPIAEGAALGGYRFDGYKSEAPKARASKVVVHGASQVGDDELAAVTAEADAVALVKDLVTTPAQWLGPADFAERASESVEGLPVTVEVFDEDALRDGGFGGILGVGQGSDRPPRLVHLSYSPEGASTHVALVGKGITFDTGGLSLKPAAGMVGMKYDMAGAATALSVLRAVATQALPVRVSAWLCIADNMPSGRATRPGDVLRMTDGTTVEVLNTDAEGRLVLADGLAAASREHPDILVDIATLTGAISIALGTRHVGVMGDDDTVAAYLAVAREVGELAWQLPLPDHMVEELDSPIADLQNAKIGDTAGGSLFAGLFLRHFVGRVSDDDDAPRIPWVHLDIANVGMNKGGPYGYTDKGPTGATVRSLIRFVATTAKEA; encoded by the coding sequence ATGTCGTTTCCCGACCTCGAGTACCGCACCGACCCTGTCCGAGATTCCGACGCCGACGCGATCCTCCTGGCACTCCCCCCACTGGACGACCTCGAGCTGGACGACTGGCCCGGCCTGCGAGACTCCCTTCTCGCCGTCGGCTTCACGGGTGCCCCGTCGTCCTTCCAGCGCGTGTCGGCCCCCGAGGCGACGTCGCTGCCCCTCGCGGTCGTAGGCACGGGAGCGTCGCCGGATGACTCGGCCCTCCGCGACGCGGTGGGTGCCGGCATCCGCACCCTCACCGGCTTCGAGCGCGTGGCCGTCGCCGCCCCCTTCGCGGATGCCGCGCAGTGGCGCCCGATCGCCGAGGGCGCCGCGCTCGGCGGTTACCGATTCGACGGCTACAAGTCCGAGGCGCCGAAGGCGCGCGCGTCCAAGGTCGTCGTGCACGGCGCATCCCAGGTCGGCGACGACGAGCTGGCGGCCGTGACCGCAGAGGCGGATGCCGTCGCCCTCGTCAAAGACCTCGTGACGACCCCCGCGCAGTGGCTCGGTCCGGCCGACTTCGCCGAGCGTGCCAGCGAGTCGGTCGAGGGTCTCCCGGTCACGGTCGAGGTGTTCGACGAGGACGCGCTGCGAGACGGCGGGTTCGGCGGGATCCTCGGGGTCGGGCAGGGCTCCGACCGTCCGCCCCGGCTCGTGCACCTCTCTTACTCGCCCGAGGGCGCGAGCACGCACGTGGCGCTCGTCGGCAAGGGCATCACGTTCGACACGGGCGGCCTCTCGCTCAAGCCCGCGGCCGGCATGGTCGGCATGAAGTACGACATGGCGGGCGCCGCGACGGCGCTCAGCGTCCTGCGGGCGGTCGCGACCCAGGCTCTCCCCGTGCGGGTGAGCGCGTGGCTGTGCATCGCCGACAACATGCCGTCGGGGCGCGCGACACGGCCCGGCGACGTGCTGCGCATGACCGACGGGACGACCGTCGAGGTGCTCAACACCGACGCCGAAGGACGCCTCGTCCTCGCCGACGGGCTCGCCGCGGCGAGCCGCGAGCATCCGGACATCCTCGTCGACATCGCGACGCTGACCGGGGCGATCTCAATCGCGCTCGGCACACGCCACGTGGGCGTGATGGGCGATGACGACACCGTCGCCGCGTACCTCGCCGTCGCGCGCGAAGTCGGTGAGCTCGCGTGGCAGCTCCCGCTGCCTGACCACATGGTCGAAGAGCTCGACTCCCCCATCGCCGACCTGCAGAACGCGAAGATCGGCGATACGGCGGGCGGGTCGCTGTTCGCGGGGCTCTTCCTGCGGCACTTCGTCGGGCGCGTGTCCGATGACGACGACGCCCCCCGCATCCCGTGGGTGCACCTCGACATCGCGAACGTCGGGATGAACAAGGGCGGCCCCTACGGATACACCGACAAAGGCCCGACGGGGGCGACGGTGCGGTCGCTCATCCGGTTCGTGGCGACGACCGCGAAGGAGGCCTGA
- the lpdA gene encoding dihydrolipoyl dehydrogenase, whose translation MAEHTFDLVVLGGGSGGYAAALRAAELGKRVALVEKDKVGGTCLHRGCIPTKALLHAGEVADIARDASTIGIRATLEGIDPDGVRAYREGIVAKKYKGLQGLVKARGITVVEGEGRLEAGPAVRVGDDLYRGTDVVLATGSYTRTLPGLELGGRVIASEEALELSEIPSRVVVIGGGVIGVEFASIWHSFGADVTIVEALDRLVPNEDPALSKALERAFRRKGILAKTGVKFSSVEQTDAAAVVTLEDGSTVEGDYVMVAVGRGPATAGLGYEDAGVAIDRGFVTTDDRLRTSVPHVWAVGDIVPGLQLAHRGFQQGIFVAEEIAGLKPVAVPESTIPRITYCSPEVASVGLSEPQAVEAHGADAIISYEYNLAGNGRSEILGTSGIVKVVRVKDGPVVGVHLIGDRVGELITEGQLAVAWEAHPEDIAPYVHAHPTQSEALGEAFLALAGKPLHAL comes from the coding sequence ATGGCCGAGCACACATTCGACCTGGTCGTGCTGGGCGGCGGCAGCGGCGGATACGCCGCGGCGCTGCGGGCGGCAGAGCTCGGCAAGCGCGTGGCCCTCGTCGAGAAGGACAAGGTGGGCGGAACGTGCCTGCACCGCGGGTGCATCCCCACCAAGGCGCTCCTGCACGCCGGCGAGGTTGCTGACATCGCGCGCGACGCGTCGACGATCGGCATCCGCGCCACCCTCGAGGGCATCGACCCCGATGGCGTGCGCGCGTACCGCGAAGGGATCGTCGCGAAGAAGTACAAGGGTCTGCAGGGGCTCGTGAAGGCTCGCGGCATCACGGTCGTGGAGGGAGAGGGCCGCCTGGAGGCCGGTCCCGCGGTCCGCGTGGGCGACGACCTGTACCGGGGCACCGACGTCGTGCTCGCCACCGGTTCGTACACCCGCACGCTGCCGGGTCTCGAGCTCGGCGGACGCGTGATCGCGAGCGAGGAGGCACTCGAGCTGAGCGAGATCCCGTCGAGGGTCGTCGTCATCGGCGGCGGCGTCATCGGCGTCGAGTTCGCGAGCATCTGGCACTCGTTCGGCGCCGACGTGACGATCGTCGAGGCGCTCGACCGGCTCGTCCCGAACGAGGACCCGGCGCTGAGCAAGGCGCTCGAGCGCGCGTTCCGTCGCAAGGGCATCCTCGCGAAGACCGGCGTGAAGTTCAGCTCGGTGGAGCAGACGGATGCCGCGGCCGTCGTCACCCTCGAGGACGGCTCGACCGTCGAAGGCGACTACGTGATGGTGGCGGTCGGCCGCGGGCCGGCGACCGCGGGGCTCGGCTACGAAGATGCCGGCGTCGCGATCGATCGCGGGTTCGTCACGACCGACGACCGGCTGCGCACATCCGTACCCCATGTCTGGGCGGTCGGCGACATCGTTCCCGGCCTCCAGCTCGCGCACCGCGGCTTCCAGCAGGGCATCTTCGTCGCGGAGGAGATCGCGGGCCTCAAGCCCGTCGCGGTGCCCGAGAGCACGATCCCCCGCATCACCTACTGCAGCCCCGAGGTGGCCTCCGTCGGCCTCAGCGAGCCCCAGGCGGTCGAGGCGCACGGTGCCGACGCGATCATCTCGTACGAGTACAACCTCGCGGGCAACGGCCGCAGCGAGATCCTCGGAACGTCGGGCATCGTGAAGGTCGTCCGGGTGAAGGACGGCCCCGTCGTGGGAGTCCACCTGATCGGCGACCGTGTCGGCGAGCTCATCACCGAGGGTCAGCTCGCAGTCGCGTGGGAAGCCCACCCGGAAGACATCGCACCGTACGTCCACGCGCACCCCACTCAGAGCGAGGCCCTGGGTGAGGCGTTCCTCGCGCTGGCGGGCAAGCCGCTCCACGCGCTCTGA